A genomic window from Anticarsia gemmatalis isolate Benzon Research Colony breed Stoneville strain chromosome 6, ilAntGemm2 primary, whole genome shotgun sequence includes:
- the wcd gene encoding U3 small nucleolar RNA-associated protein 18 homolog wicked, with the protein MKRKSSNLHDEEAKVSQLLFNKSKNFIENLNAKSKDEVHADFKPAWIDEDDENFQANIIPNVNSKSLYTEKLKLKYETLMGTPSWAALNKRSKDNDEQDEILRTVGHLHKSKSKLLPKDFIEIKKFPQINAATKNEGSIISCIEFHPKISAALVAGNSGAVSLFSIGGDENNKIHSFDLQKWNISAAQFTPDGSEAFIAAKSSHTYCVYNLVKAEPKLIQLPKVVKRPNIFQLSSDGKYIVTCDGFEEVYLICSASKELLKSLKHNSNIASVAFNQDCSQLYCYSIDGQITIWDLSTYRVLKKFYDNGCVTASCLTTSPCGKLLAAGSGEGIVNIYQTDNLTTSEPLPFKVISNLTTKITTLKFNATTEILAASSSYYPNAAKLVHIPSYHVFANFPNQSNNVNHVNTMSFSPNSGYMALGNNKGCAYLYRLKYYKNY; encoded by the exons ATGAAGCGAAAATCGTCCAATTTACACGACGAAGAGGCCAA GGTTTCACAGCTGCTGTTCAACAAATCAAagaatttcatagaaaatttaaaCGCTAAGAGTAAAGATGAAGTCCACGCCGACTTTAAGCCTGCATGGATTGATGAAGATGATGAGAATTTTCAAGCAAATATCATACCAAATGTGAACAGTAAATCATTGTACACTGAAAAACTTAAACTGAAGTATGAAACTTTAATGGGTACACCGAGTTGGGCTGCTCTTAATAAAAGAAGTAAGGATAATGATGAACAAGATGAAATATTACGAACTGTTGGTCATTTGCATAAAAGTAAATCGAAGCTTTTACCAAAAGATTTTATAGAGATCAAAAAGTTCCCACAAATTAATGCAGCTACTAAGAATGAGGGTTCAATTATATCTTGCATAGAGTTTCATCCCAAGATTAGTGCTGCTCTTGTTGCTGGAAATTCTGGTGCTGTGTCTCTATTCTCCATTGGTGGtgatgaaaataacaaaatacacaGTTTTGATTTACAAAAATGGAATATTAGTGCAGCACAGTTTACTCCTGATGGATCTGAAGCATTCATAGCAGCTAAAAGCAGCCACACATACTGTGTTTACAACCTAGTTAAGGCTGAACCTAAGTTGATCCAACTCCCAAAAGTGGTAAAAAGACCAAACATTTTCCAATTATCATCAGATGGCAAATACATTGTAACATGTGATGGGTTTGAGGAGGTATATTTGATATGTTCAGCTTCTAAAGAACTTTTGAAATCTTTAAAGCATAACTCCAATATTGCATCAGTAGCATTTAACCAGGACTGTAGTCAGCTGTACTGTTATAGTATTGATGGACAAATTACCATATGGGATCTATCAACATATAGGGTTCTAAAAAAGTTCTATGATAATGGTTGTGTCACAGCATCTTGTTTGACAACAAGCCCTTGTGGCAAATTGTTAGCTGCAGGTAGTGGTGAGGGAATAGTCAACATTTATCAGACAGACAATTTAACCACATCAGAACCTTTGCCATTTAAAGTAATATCAaacttaacaacaaaaataacgaCACTGAAGTTTAATGCAACTACAGAAATACTTGCGGCATCATCATCTTATTATCCAAATGCTGCTAAACTTGTTCATATTCCATCATATCATGTTTTTGCAAATTTCCCCAATCAATCTAATAATGTAAATCATGTGAACACTATGAGTTTTTCACCTAACAGTGGTTACATGGCTTTGGGGAACAATAAAGGGTGTGCTTACTTGTACAGACTGaagtattacaaaaattattaa